A region of the Stigmatopora nigra isolate UIUO_SnigA chromosome 10, RoL_Snig_1.1, whole genome shotgun sequence genome:
TTGATGGCTTCCCATTTTGTACACAAATCatcaaaatatgaagaataaaAAAGGCTAATCAATACTATAAATTCTGTACCTGACACTCAATCAAGCAAATTACtctttcattcagtcatttttcatTCCACTAATCCTCCTAAGGATCGTAGGACCATAAAAAATGcctaatattttgaaaaacctGGTGTGTTTGCTACAACTGGAAAGAAACTACACAAGCAAAAGGATGAATATCTCAACTCAGCACTCAAAATTCCATTGTCTGAAATGAGATTTAAACAATACCTTCCTATTCTACAATTGTACCATCCTGTCTCCTAAATACAGCAAGAAAATTCAAATGTGACTATCCCATTTTCCACTGAATGCAGTGGAAAAGAATTCACCATTGAAGACTCTGAATAGTTAAGTGCATTAAGTTGGGTTCCAATTTCTAAAGCTTTGAAGCGGTCAGCAGTTGGATGGGGGCTGCCTTGCAGAGCATGCAGTCTGTTCCACTGAGCACACACAGTAGCTTGGGGTTCAGTCCGTGTCCCTGACAGGAATGTGTCACTGAATGTTGGCATGTCCACTGAACAGAGCCGGGAGCCTCAGATCACTGGCATTGGCCCGCCCACGGGTTACTCTTTATGGCCATGTCGCTGAGTGGCTGGCTCTCTCCTGTGCAGCCCTCCAGATGGATGCTGGGACAGCCTAGACCAACGGGCTGAAAATCCCATCAAGCACCAGTTCCAGGTCCTTGCACTGAGAAGATGAAGCACAATGGCATGCCAGGGGGACACAGGCCAAACCTTTTTGCAACCTCCATCACCAACCACAATCCTCCTCTCTCCCTATtcccattcctttttttttttaattctctctcAACTCCTTCCCCTTTTCTTACCTCTCCTAGAAAAGACAGCAAGCTTAACCAGCCAGAATATGGAGTGTGGCCTTTGGGGTCTGTGGTCCTCGCTTGTTAAATAAAGGAGCCGGCCGGCTGATTGATTGACCCTCACCACTCGCCGCACCTCACATGTTCCCCCTTTGCTTTATGCCGTTTGATTTCGCCTTTGTTGACCAGACCTGCGTTAGCTTCTCTTATATGCAGTGTTTGATGGATGACACCAATTTTCCTTCGAAACCCAGATGAGCAACCCTGACACCCTCGCCCTGCCTTGTTTTCTCTCCTCAGGTAACCCCTGCGAGTATGTAGGAATGAGAGTTAGTGAAAATGGTATCAATCAAGCGTGCCAAGGCGCAATGTTTCCCTTGCTTCTTGACTTTTTGCTCCACCTTTTGACACTACAAAAACAATGTGAAAGTGCCTTGCTCATACCTTAGTCCTTTTTGTCTGCTTTATCATTTTCCTGTCAAATCAACTGCTTTCACTTATTTTAAGCTAATGTTTTACTGACACTGTTTCATTTCGCAATTGTTTGACCGGGTGAGCGGTTCAGTAACCCTACCTATCAATCAGATTTCTCTTACTTTCCAAAAGACAAATTTACAATGAGGCAGGCTACTTTGGTGGAGTGACCATCCAACCACAATAACGAAAATAAGAATTGAAAATGTCTATCAGGACTTAATCAAAAGCTTTGATTATTGTGGTAAGGTTGACCAGTTAAGGGACATTTCATTCCttaattttctttaaacaaATTTGACTGCAATAAACAAGTTGTCTACAAATTTCAAAGCAAACAATcaaaatttttcatttttccagtgtaagaaaaatcattgactTTAAATAAATGTGCTTTGGGAAAAAATGCCTTAGTTATATATACTTAAATCTCATTGCTTTGACTTGTTTATGAAATGTGCTGCATTAATACAGCTGCCTTGTAATTCCTTTGAAACTAAAATACGAAGAACTTATTttcatacaagaaaaaaaaactgcagtggaCGAGACCAATCAATAGGGATTGAGTCTCACAATAATAAACCCTGTGCTATAAATCACAATATAGGCTGCACGTTGAAAGAAAAGCTGATTATTTCagatttggggggaaaaaatacagaagCTGACTTGTTGGGACGCGACTAAAGACctttgaatgtttaaaaaaactgctcttaatttattttaaaaacttttagaataaacacatgtaatcacaaaacattttaaagactTTGAAATTACTTAACACCCACACATTGCCATTCAGTGATAATGAAAAGGAAGAGAATAGGTGAAGGCACTTCAGAGACACCGGCTCAAGTGTTGCTCTGTTTGGCAGATGGACACACAGGTGGGATCACAGGTGGAGAAAGAAGGGGGTGGAGCACTGCCAGTTTCGTACATTACTAGTGTGATGTTAGTGCATTGTGCCCTCAAAACATCTGGACCATCCTCCACAGGCATGGTAAAGAGAGTGCTCATCAATGAAGCTACACTGCACCCTCATGGATGTTTATTGCACCGCACAACAAAACCATCTCTACCTATGAGAAAGTATATTCACAAATTTCTATGTATTTTCTTATCCAACTCCAAACTACTGTAAATGACAGTGACTAGCAGACTTCAAAATCTTTGTCTTACTGTTTTTACAGAAATGTCCTCAGACTACCATAAATTGTGTCTCCACACCAAGCTACAAACTACACGATTGCAGAAACTGACAAACTACTTTGATCCTTACGAGGCAGAGACAGCTCATCAATAAATGCATACCCTCCCGACACAGGCTTCACGATGAGGTCAATTTGGGGGgaaatttttcattaaaaaaaaatcaagtgaaacAGTTCTGATACATATTTCCATGCTGTCCAATGGggaaaatgaagcaaaacaatCCAAAGAACAACTAAAGGTGTAAGAAATATAAGGTCTGTTATTAGAGTCACAAAATGGCCATTTCTGTAATGTTCTTAAATCTCAGTATCCAGCCATACTCTTTCACTCTTTGACCTCACACCATGAACCGCCAGATGATTTATTGATCTGAACCGTCTCCAAAGAAGCTGCATAATTGTTTCATCGCATCACCATTATCACCGCATGATGAGTCGGGTGTCTAACAGTTTGAAAAGTCTCTCAAGGGCAAATCTTCCAATACTAAACTGAAAAGGCACAAGATTGTTTTTATACATTGCAGACCTATGAATGCTgtcgttatttttttaatgggaccATTTATCACATTGCCTTATGACTAACCTGAATTTGGTTCATTTACCATTATTTTTCTGCAGCAAAACTGTAAATTAGTACCAAACACTGGCGATGAATGCCTAAATATATTCcagaagattttttaaaatacttttgcaGTGCAGACTACAAGTTAAAACATTTTGCTTTCTTTATTTGCATTCAAACAGAATATGAAAATATGCAATGAAATGGTCATTAGTTGACCTAGGCACTGTATGACATGATCAAAATGCAATAAGCCAAGCAACATTCAGTCTCAAATAGTTCTTGTCACAAGGCAAGACCGTCTATGACAGAAATAGCAAATGGGTGAGAACTTCTATATATAGGCAGCACTGTGAGGATGAAACTATGTCAGGGGTACACACAGAGGTTAATGTGTAAGCTACAAGTCAAAGTCCACTGTCTGTACTAAGGCAcaccaaaaagaaaaggaaaaaatccaATATGGAGAATTAGTATATATCTATTTGCGGAGGTAGCCTGATCCAACATCCCTTTAGGaagaacattgaaaaaaaatgatacttgAACACCATTTCATGCAGTACAtatcataataaatatataaattatattgaaataaaaGTTGTGAAGAGAACAAGTGCCAGACATAATGTGGCCTGTgaaaatttggaaaataatagCTCTCAGGAGTTTGAGGAGCAGTCAGGACTCTGCTGTCTGTGCTTTGCACTAGCAAGTAAGCCAACACAGTAAAATTAGAGCAATACATCAATCTTCCATTATCTCTAGACACTTCTACTCCCAGGGATCGTGGGGTTGCTAGAGTCTATCTCAGATGGGCGACTTTGGGCAAGAGGCAGGGTACAGACTgaaatggttgccagccaatggcaaaacacaaaatgtactATATAGAAAAACATCTTGAACCCTTGATCCCTGTACTGTGAGGCAGTTGTACTACCCAGTTTTCACTGTATTAGCTGGAGAAAGATAccgcaaaaaaatcatttatatttCAGGATGCAAAGTATAATTCATAAAGACAAAATGAACCATTCACAATATGGTTAGGATAGTTCTGATTGACAAGCAAACACAAAAAAGGCTCCATTTTGATTCATTAAAGGCATTAGTAAAATATGAGTCACTTCAAACTGAGCCTGAGGATTTATACCTGAGAAAGAGTACTAATTGTTGAGTACTgtgcaacaacaataaaaataaaagttaatgTATGTCTATTTTGAAACAATATAAAATTGAAGATTGCTGTGTTAGAACAAATATCTTAAACCAATAATATTTCCAGGCAAAATTGTTCAATGGTAATGTGTAGATTATATTCTataaattgaaaacatttatGGGACTCACCTTTTTTAGCGGAAGATGCATACATTAACATTTAATTAAGGAGTACAAGTATATTAGGTGTATATTCAAAGTAAATTTTTGAGTTTTGTTTAATTACAAATTACTGCAAGTTTGTAAACTTTACAAACTACAAGAATTTCGGATGCAACTGTATATCCGATAGGTGAAAATGTGATAAAAATTGAATCTATTTCTTTCACATAATGGCAGCTTTCACATTATTTACGGGTTTATTACTGCAGAGGTTTGACACTCATTCacagttttgttttaaaaagatcTTGGCATGCACTTACGATGAATAAAATGACCTTGGCatcattaactcattggtttaAAAAAGCATCTTGGAAATAAAGGTTCTAAAATTTTATTTGTGACCAGTTTTTACCAGACTTGGagcttcaaaaataaaaacaaaaaaattcagaACTTCTTGAGTAAAGTTGTTTAGCTTGCCAAGGATCAACTTCTTTTCAAACCCAAACAAAGTAGGCAATTTCATCCAGGTCTATGGGATAATCAGTGAGATGCAGTGGCTCTTTGATATCAAACCGCTCCCCTTTATAGCTTTTCCAACGACCAGCTGGTAGATAAATATCCCGTTCTTGCTTTCCGGGCTCTAAAACAGGTGCAACCATGAGATCATCTCCAATCAGGAATTGAGAGTCTATTTTATAGGCAGTCTCGTCCCCTGTGGCAATCCACCACAATGGCCGTATAATTGGGTCTCCGGTGTCCACCACCTCACTAGCAAGTTCCAAGACACGGGGTGCTACGATACTCTGATGAAGAGCGGTGTATTTGCGAGCAATCTCTACAACTTCGTTGTCATAAGCCCACGGTGGGATGGAAAATTGCATGGACGGCATGAACGCAGACAGCTCTAGCCAGCGGATGTAGAGTTCTCGGTCCGGTAATGCTTGATTTCCATCAGTGTGGTTCAGATAGGCATTTCCTCCAATCATGTCAGGAAGAATGAACTGATAACCCAGAATGCTGATGGTAAGCACGGTGGGGATAAGGGATTTGAGCCCCAACTCGTAGCCCCACACAGAGTCCCTATCGATAGGCCTGAAGAAGCAGGAAATGTTCTGTGATTGGTAGCCACTTCGTAGCTCTGCTCTGTCATTGTAGGGAATGGCCATCTCCGTGTAGCGCCTTGTGAAAAAACTTGGATCTCGAATGGGCATTTTGGTGCTAAACTTCCACGGTAAGTAGTTGGTCTCACCGGCGTCAAACTTGAAAGAAGACACGCCATACCTAGATCGAAGGGAACGGAGCTGGGAAGCAAACCAGTCACGAGCTTCTGGGTTTGTGAAGTCCACAATTCCACCAATGCCATTCCACCAGCGGACCAAAGCAGGCAGCTGTCCTGTAGGCTCGCGGACAAACAGGTCTCTTTCGACACAAGTATGGAAGTTGTCCGAATTGTAGTTCACAAAAGGGTGTATCCAGAGCGACACAAGAAATCCGTCTGACTTGAGCTTTTGAAACATGGATGAGGCATTGGGGAATTTTATAGGGTCAAATTCAAATTCTCCATAGCGGGGTGTATAGCGGTCATCTAGCTCCAGGTGGCTGCAGTTAAAGTTATATTTCCGGATGTTTGCAGCATATGCCAGGAGTTTTTCTTGGTCAATGTCTGTCTTATGAAGCGCCCATGTAGACCAGATTGGGTGCTCAAACATGGCTTTGGCAGGAACTTTGTTGGGTTTGTTGAAGTATCGACGGACCATGTACTTGTGGATAGAGGACACATCCAAACCAACACAGACTCTGTAGCTAAGTTCAGCACATGCAGCCTCTCCTGGGGTTGGTTTGAAGGGACTATCGTTGTACCTTGCTTGGAAGTACATGGTCTTTTCTGTGTCATTCCAGCCTAAGTGGAAAGGCACAGAATTATTAATTTTGATGGCCGTCGCATTAGAAGAAAGCCAATAGCTCTCCAAAATTCCTCCAAACTCGTTCCGATTGGAGTAGATGTCACTTGTTACGAAGGGTTTGGGAGACTGCTGCCCAGAGATAGATATAGGCCAATGCTGAATAGCTGACACTGCACCACCGTACCAGTGAGCAAACTTGTAAGTCATTGCATGTTCGACAGAAATGTCAGGAACAAGTTCCTCCCAACGCACACGGTAGCACTGCACTGTGCCTTTGGGACGCACTGTCTCAATGAAAAAGTTGAGGCTTCTATCAGTAGTGCGTCCACAGCTGAGAAGTTCTCCTTCTTTGGTGCAAGAGTCCAAATCCAATGTCCCTGACCTGCCAGCATGTAAGCACATTCGAGGGTTATGAGGCCTCTCAAGTTCATCAACAAAAATCAAATCACAAGTCGCATattaagtaaaatattttattaattgcAAATTAAGATTGTGTGTTGGTGCACTCAATGACATTGCAATGGTACTTTTGGCTGATTTTAGCACAATGCAACGATACGTTTCTTAAGTTGACCAAAGATTACTCACCTAAAATCCATTCGGAAAACAATAGCTCCCCCCTGGTTGCGAATGATATAGCCATCTTTATTTAGATCCAGCAGCTGAGTTTTCAGTAGCTCAGCTTTTCGAAGCGAGGCTATGTAATAAGACCACGCAGATACTGCTGCAATGACCAACATCAGGCCAAGAACTCCCGCTCCAACTAGTGGTCTGGTGTCCTTGCTGTGTTTTTGCTTGGGAATAACATCCGTTATTGTGCCACCAGCTCCCCCGGGTACAACTTGGTACATGGCTGGTGCTGTTCACTGGACAAATCCCTGGCTTAAGACTGAATAGATCATGGAATTGTTCTCAAAGAATCTTCCTTGTTGCTCTCCAATTCAGTAGTCTGTCTGTCATTAAAGAGAAACCTTTTGTGAGGTCTACAGTCACATTACAGAATGTATTTAGAATTATTACTTATGATTATTTACAATTATGTTAGAAAAAACT
Encoded here:
- the myorg gene encoding myogenesis-regulating glycosidase; the protein is MYQVVPGGAGGTITDVIPKQKHSKDTRPLVGAGVLGLMLVIAAVSAWSYYIASLRKAELLKTQLLDLNKDGYIIRNQGGAIVFRMDFRSGTLDLDSCTKEGELLSCGRTTDRSLNFFIETVRPKGTVQCYRVRWEELVPDISVEHAMTYKFAHWYGGAVSAIQHWPISISGQQSPKPFVTSDIYSNRNEFGGILESYWLSSNATAIKINNSVPFHLGWNDTEKTMYFQARYNDSPFKPTPGEAACAELSYRVCVGLDVSSIHKYMVRRYFNKPNKVPAKAMFEHPIWSTWALHKTDIDQEKLLAYAANIRKYNFNCSHLELDDRYTPRYGEFEFDPIKFPNASSMFQKLKSDGFLVSLWIHPFVNYNSDNFHTCVERDLFVREPTGQLPALVRWWNGIGGIVDFTNPEARDWFASQLRSLRSRYGVSSFKFDAGETNYLPWKFSTKMPIRDPSFFTRRYTEMAIPYNDRAELRSGYQSQNISCFFRPIDRDSVWGYELGLKSLIPTVLTISILGYQFILPDMIGGNAYLNHTDGNQALPDRELYIRWLELSAFMPSMQFSIPPWAYDNEVVEIARKYTALHQSIVAPRVLELASEVVDTGDPIIRPLWWIATGDETAYKIDSQFLIGDDLMVAPVLEPGKQERDIYLPAGRWKSYKGERFDIKEPLHLTDYPIDLDEIAYFVWV